In Candidatus Desulfofervidus auxilii, one genomic interval encodes:
- a CDS encoding TMEM165/GDT1 family protein encodes MTFKIFLTIFTTVLFAELGDKTQLATLLFTTNKENSKIIIFCAAALALIVATGIAVLIGNAVAKYN; translated from the coding sequence ATGACTTTTAAAATATTCCTAACAATATTTACCACTGTCTTGTTTGCAGAGCTTGGAGATAAAACACAATTAGCCACGCTCCTATTCACGACAAATAAAGAAAATTCAAAAATAATTATATTCTGCGCGGCAGCGCTGGCGCTAATTGTCGCCACAGGAATCGCTGTCTTGATAGGGAATGCCGTTGCAAAATATAATTAA
- a CDS encoding right-handed parallel beta-helix repeat-containing protein — MKKLFALIFPILLFWMLQKTNALATSAINIQQTVRNTSDLIKVEKIINSGKFTKLTINVKANTYILYDTFRINQSNVSIIVEPGTKVVLADHINKPVIAIGSQEQTPTTTIENIYISGNGVEIDGNKANQDREVEQDRPWIRNNCIDVRSVRRLTIENVVVHDARSGGLVVSWGSSDIHIINSSFNNNFFDGVAYYDSERIYTNSCSMISNNNAAISLDNNLRDSIFSDCIADSNGDVGIFIRYSKQVRFNNCVIKNSGSYAAFLSHDESGNGVHDIMFSGCQILNNQNGGIYVASTEDKSAYTSVVGCVFRGNGGDAIISDGSVIWQAANIIME, encoded by the coding sequence ATGAAAAAGTTATTTGCTTTAATTTTTCCCATACTATTATTTTGGATGTTACAAAAGACAAATGCGCTGGCAACTTCTGCAATAAACATCCAGCAAACCGTTAGAAACACCAGCGATCTAATAAAAGTTGAGAAGATAATCAATTCTGGAAAGTTTACAAAGCTTACCATAAACGTAAAAGCCAATACGTACATACTTTATGATACCTTTCGCATTAACCAATCTAATGTATCTATCATCGTCGAGCCTGGAACCAAAGTTGTTCTTGCAGATCATATAAATAAACCAGTAATAGCGATTGGAAGCCAGGAACAAACACCGACTACCACAATTGAGAACATTTACATCTCCGGTAATGGTGTTGAGATTGATGGCAACAAAGCCAATCAAGATCGGGAGGTTGAACAGGACCGTCCATGGATTAGGAACAATTGTATTGACGTAAGGAGTGTTCGACGTTTGACCATAGAAAATGTGGTAGTCCATGATGCCAGGTCTGGCGGTTTGGTTGTTAGCTGGGGTTCATCGGACATCCACATCATCAATTCATCATTTAACAATAACTTTTTTGACGGTGTAGCTTATTATGACAGCGAGAGAATATACACGAATAGCTGTTCTATGATCTCAAATAACAATGCTGCGATAAGCCTTGACAATAATTTGCGGGATAGCATTTTCTCAGACTGTATCGCAGATTCAAATGGCGATGTGGGTATATTTATCCGATATTCAAAACAAGTCCGATTCAATAATTGTGTTATCAAGAATTCTGGTAGCTATGCCGCATTCTTGTCGCATGATGAATCAGGTAATGGAGTCCATGATATTATGTTTTCCGGTTGCCAAATCTTGAACAATCAGAATGGTGGTATTTATGTTGCATCTACAGAAGATAAATCTGCATATACAAGCGTTGTAGGATGCGTCTTTAGAGGAAACGGTGGGGATGCCATTATAAGTGACGGGTCAGTTATATGGCAAGCTGCAAATATTATAATGGAATAA
- the mqnB gene encoding futalosine hydrolase: MICVLGATYKEISLLLSSLVNVQSLNLGKSCLWQGKIKKQNLIVALTGIGPVNAAYLTTLLLEKYPIKMVVLTGCGGAFPGIGLELGNIALANEEIWAEAGAYTEEGWRSLAEINLPYWDKEGKRLFHRFSLKGLHTEFFGKEISNLLSSETFKIGPFITVLASTGNQQRLKVLKQRFPEGICENMEGAAVAQICQMYKLPFLEIRGISNFLGEYRRSNWEIDLATNNVQKIIIELLERHQKWPF; the protein is encoded by the coding sequence ATGATTTGTGTCCTGGGAGCAACTTACAAAGAAATTTCTCTTCTTTTGTCTTCATTGGTTAATGTTCAATCACTTAACCTAGGTAAAAGTTGTTTATGGCAGGGCAAAATAAAAAAACAAAATTTAATCGTGGCTCTTACAGGCATAGGGCCTGTTAATGCTGCTTATCTAACCACTCTTTTATTAGAGAAATATCCAATAAAGATGGTTGTTCTGACTGGTTGTGGTGGTGCTTTTCCAGGGATAGGATTGGAATTAGGTAATATTGCCTTGGCAAATGAAGAAATTTGGGCAGAAGCTGGGGCGTATACTGAGGAAGGCTGGCGTTCTTTAGCTGAAATTAATTTGCCCTATTGGGATAAAGAAGGCAAGAGACTATTTCATCGCTTCTCCTTGAAAGGATTGCACACTGAGTTTTTTGGGAAAGAGATTTCAAACTTATTATCTAGCGAAACATTCAAGATTGGCCCTTTTATTACTGTTTTAGCCTCCACAGGTAATCAACAAAGATTGAAGGTCTTAAAACAGCGATTTCCAGAAGGAATCTGTGAGAATATGGAAGGAGCGGCCGTGGCTCAGATTTGCCAGATGTATAAGCTTCCTTTTTTGGAAATACGTGGAATAAGCAATTTTCTGGGAGAATATCGGAGATCAAACTGGGAAATTGATTTGGCCACCAATAATGTTCAAAAAATCATAATAGAACTTTTAGAAAGGCATCAAAAATGGCCCTTTTAA
- a CDS encoding DUF2726 domain-containing protein produces MSTIFDSESERRAYSTIRTRWSRFLDVYPHIPVRKALGYDRLRTLSISDRAKEYLLKTEFDFVVCDRSGSPILVVEFDGLSHGFSRDGEYCQVLQTGDQHRKLKLDAKIGACESSDLPIVVVSYPETEPFADPDCPVTVLDAVIGEVITERKRQQLVASRSDHLGAALEDDPSGETTDSLLLEIEVIAEQENPIRCRIREMQNGLPVSFGEQFHPLKDRPGYVGARRSIIGGIEVREQKLRQQILLNYDVYVRPVNCSGCDPFHLANLLAEYGLTRKAIRMVGTSSQEWQKLQAETPWTDEPSEG; encoded by the coding sequence ATGTCCACGATATTCGACAGCGAAAGTGAAAGACGAGCGTACTCGACCATACGAACACGCTGGTCGAGATTCCTCGACGTGTATCCGCACATCCCTGTTCGGAAAGCTCTTGGGTACGATAGACTTCGGACCCTGTCCATTAGCGACAGAGCCAAGGAGTACCTGCTCAAGACCGAGTTCGACTTCGTTGTCTGTGATCGCAGTGGATCTCCCATCTTGGTAGTCGAGTTCGATGGCCTTAGTCACGGGTTCTCACGGGACGGCGAGTACTGTCAGGTCCTGCAAACGGGAGACCAGCACCGAAAGCTCAAACTTGATGCGAAGATAGGTGCGTGCGAGTCTTCTGACCTTCCCATCGTAGTCGTTTCGTACCCCGAAACTGAACCGTTTGCTGATCCCGACTGCCCCGTGACAGTGCTTGATGCAGTTATCGGCGAAGTCATCACGGAGCGAAAACGACAACAACTGGTAGCCTCACGTTCCGACCATTTGGGCGCAGCGTTGGAGGATGACCCATCAGGCGAGACCACAGATTCACTTCTACTGGAGATCGAGGTCATCGCAGAACAGGAGAATCCGATTCGGTGTCGAATTCGAGAAATGCAGAACGGTCTTCCAGTTTCGTTTGGCGAGCAGTTTCACCCGCTCAAAGACCGACCCGGCTACGTCGGCGCTCGCAGATCGATTATTGGAGGGATCGAGGTGCGGGAGCAGAAACTCAGGCAGCAGATCCTCCTAAACTATGATGTCTACGTGAGGCCCGTCAACTGTTCAGGATGTGACCCCTTCCATCTTGCCAACCTCCTCGCGGAGTACGGCTTGACACGCAAGGCCATTCGGATGGTGGGCACGTCGTCACAGGAGTGGCAGAAGCTACAGGCAGAGACGCCATGGACGGACGAACCAAGTGAGGGCTGA
- a CDS encoding CopG family antitoxin, with the protein MSQNKTSISKKSSYQEIGEFWNTHDLSEFWDQTKPAKFEVDIQTQRIYYPIDSELSDYILELARKRGISPETLINLWISEKIRQEKETA; encoded by the coding sequence ATGAGCCAAAATAAGACATCAATTTCAAAGAAATCTTCATATCAAGAGATTGGAGAATTTTGGAATACTCATGATTTATCTGAGTTTTGGGATCAGACAAAACCAGCAAAGTTTGAAGTAGATATACAGACACAGCGGATATATTATCCTATTGATAGCGAGTTATCAGATTATATTTTAGAACTTGCCAGAAAACGGGGTATATCCCCTGAGACATTGATAAACTTATGGATTTCTGAGAAGATAAGACAAGAAAAAGAAACAGCATAA
- a CDS encoding sigma-70 family RNA polymerase sigma factor gives MKNYLEQLVKIAQKNGYITYDAINDILPAEAIDPEEVEKIIEFLEENNISLVEEEELKKEKELGKEEELVKKEEGISREPVTAYLQEIGAYSLLTQEREQELTKRIRKGYNTIMSLILHSKLNYPEIQKLKLQVQEWRRKDIAPKRKHLDTVVKIITDLSKKYQDPDLKKLAQRIKRLEHKVRIARDEMIGANLRLVVSIAKRYVGQGLNLSDLIQEGNLGLMKAIFRFDYKKGHRFSTYATWWIRQSITRAILDKAKTIRLPVHFVELKNQVLKAFYELLKEEGREPTPIDLAKKTGLSLEKVTSILSSVKEPASLESPIGDEDSTLKDFIEDLRVISPFDAVTHAELSTKLQIILATLTPREQEILRLRFGLGGGSEYTLEEIGRRFKVSRERIRQIEKRALQKLRMASENFNLDLENFL, from the coding sequence ATGAAAAACTATTTAGAACAATTGGTAAAAATAGCTCAAAAGAATGGATATATAACCTATGATGCTATTAATGATATTTTACCTGCAGAGGCTATTGACCCTGAAGAAGTAGAGAAGATTATAGAGTTTTTGGAAGAAAATAATATTTCTCTTGTTGAGGAAGAGGAATTAAAGAAAGAGAAGGAGTTAGGTAAAGAAGAAGAATTAGTCAAAAAAGAAGAAGGTATAAGTAGAGAACCAGTTACGGCTTATTTGCAGGAAATAGGGGCATATAGTCTTCTTACTCAAGAACGAGAGCAGGAGTTAACTAAGCGTATTCGCAAAGGATACAATACAATTATGTCTCTTATTTTACATAGTAAATTGAATTATCCTGAAATTCAAAAACTCAAACTCCAAGTTCAGGAGTGGAGACGGAAAGATATAGCTCCTAAACGGAAACATTTGGATACAGTGGTAAAAATTATCACGGATTTGAGTAAAAAGTATCAAGACCCTGATTTAAAAAAACTAGCACAAAGAATTAAAAGACTTGAACACAAGGTGAGGATTGCTCGTGATGAGATGATTGGTGCCAACTTACGTTTGGTAGTGAGTATTGCTAAGAGGTATGTAGGTCAAGGACTGAATCTTTCTGATTTAATCCAAGAAGGAAATCTGGGTTTAATGAAGGCCATTTTTCGCTTTGATTATAAAAAAGGTCATCGGTTTAGTACTTATGCTACCTGGTGGATTAGACAATCTATTACGCGTGCCATATTGGATAAGGCCAAGACAATACGGTTACCTGTCCATTTTGTAGAGTTGAAAAATCAAGTATTAAAGGCATTTTACGAGTTGCTTAAAGAAGAAGGGAGGGAGCCTACTCCCATAGACCTGGCTAAAAAGACAGGTTTAAGTTTAGAAAAGGTCACCTCCATTTTATCTTCAGTCAAAGAGCCTGCATCCTTAGAATCTCCTATTGGAGACGAAGATAGTACCCTAAAGGATTTTATTGAGGATTTAAGGGTGATTTCTCCTTTTGATGCTGTGACTCATGCTGAACTTTCCACTAAACTTCAAATAATTTTGGCCACTCTTACTCCTAGAGAGCAAGAAATCCTAAGATTGCGTTTTGGATTAGGTGGCGGAAGTGAGTATACTTTAGAAGAAATTGGAAGAAGGTTTAAGGTCTCACGGGAAAGGATTAGGCAAATTGAAAAAAGGGCCTTACAAAAATTGAGGATGGCTTCTGAAAATTTTAATTTAGACTTGGAAAACTTTCTCTAA
- a CDS encoding flavodoxin family protein: MKILILNGSPRKKGTVATLLKAVVEGINKNHEVEWIDVYDLKMKPCIACMKCRPDGECVQTEDDAHIIGRKIKDAGGLIVGTPTHWGNMSSQLKLLFDRNVPVFMGEKANGFPIPRHKGKPAAIITACTTPWPFNFIAAESRGAIRAVRKVLHYGGYKIIGKVVKPGTKKNPKIAQKLFDKAKSIGRKF, translated from the coding sequence ATGAAGATACTGATTCTTAATGGTAGTCCTCGGAAGAAAGGCACCGTGGCTACACTTTTAAAAGCAGTTGTCGAAGGTATCAACAAAAACCATGAAGTAGAATGGATCGATGTATATGATCTCAAAATGAAACCTTGCATAGCGTGTATGAAGTGCAGGCCAGATGGTGAATGTGTCCAGACGGAGGACGATGCCCATATCATTGGACGGAAGATTAAGGATGCTGGCGGTCTGATAGTAGGCACGCCGACCCATTGGGGAAACATGAGTTCACAACTCAAGCTTTTATTCGACAGAAATGTGCCTGTATTTATGGGTGAAAAAGCCAATGGTTTCCCAATTCCTCGACACAAAGGAAAGCCAGCGGCTATTATCACTGCCTGTACTACTCCCTGGCCATTCAATTTTATTGCTGCCGAGAGTCGTGGGGCCATTAGAGCTGTCCGCAAGGTATTACATTATGGGGGCTACAAAATTATTGGTAAGGTGGTCAAACCTGGTACTAAGAAAAACCCAAAAATTGCTCAAAAGTTATTTGACAAAGCTAAAAGCATTGGACGCAAGTTCTAA
- a CDS encoding integron integrase: MAKHHSHQQTKSRLLDQVHNVLRLKHYSYRTEEAYVQWIKRFIVFNGKRHPEEMGEKEVSQFLTWLATKKKVAASTQNQALCALLFLYKKVLKKDFGWLDDVERAKKPSRLPVVFTREEIRAILARLDGSKWIMANLLYGSGLRLMECLRLRVKDIEFDYSQIIVRDAKGSKDRVTILPEKLKEPLKRHLEKVKVLHEQDLKEGFGRVYLPFALARKYPNAEKEWGWQYVFPSKKRSIDPRSGIERRHHVDASVLQRAIKYAIREAKIAKPGNCHTFRHSFAAHLLENGYDIRTVQELLGHKDVKTTMIYTHVIKKGGRGVQSPLDVLL, from the coding sequence ATGGCAAAACATCATTCACATCAGCAAACCAAATCCAGACTTCTGGATCAAGTCCATAATGTCCTGAGGCTAAAGCATTACAGCTACCGCACAGAAGAGGCTTATGTGCAGTGGATTAAAAGGTTTATTGTTTTTAACGGTAAACGCCATCCCGAGGAAATGGGAGAAAAGGAGGTAAGTCAATTTCTCACCTGGCTAGCAACAAAAAAGAAGGTAGCTGCCTCTACTCAAAATCAGGCCCTTTGCGCCTTGCTTTTTCTTTATAAAAAAGTGCTGAAAAAAGATTTTGGTTGGCTGGATGATGTTGAAAGGGCCAAAAAACCCTCCAGATTGCCGGTTGTGTTTACCCGTGAGGAGATCAGAGCCATTTTAGCCCGTCTGGATGGTTCTAAATGGATTATGGCCAATTTACTTTATGGCTCAGGGCTCAGATTAATGGAGTGTCTCAGGCTGCGGGTAAAGGACATAGAGTTTGATTATAGCCAAATAATTGTAAGAGATGCTAAGGGAAGTAAGGATAGAGTGACTATTTTACCAGAGAAACTTAAAGAACCTCTTAAAAGACATCTTGAGAAGGTAAAAGTGCTTCATGAACAGGATTTAAAAGAAGGTTTTGGCCGGGTATATCTTCCCTTTGCTTTGGCCAGAAAGTATCCCAATGCTGAAAAGGAATGGGGCTGGCAATATGTTTTCCCTTCTAAGAAGCGGTCTATAGACCCACGTTCGGGTATAGAACGAAGACATCATGTGGATGCCAGTGTTTTACAAAGGGCCATAAAGTATGCCATCCGTGAGGCAAAAATTGCCAAACCAGGTAACTGCCACACTTTCCGTCATAGTTTTGCTGCCCATCTTCTGGAAAATGGCTATGATATCAGAACTGTTCAGGAACTTCTGGGTCACAAGGATGTGAAAACTACCATGATTTATACTCATGTTATCAAAAAAGGGGGGCGAGGAGTCCAAAGCCCCCTGGATGTACTTTTGTAA